tgaggcagccaacaaaaacataaagaagatacttcggaaaatggtagaaggttccaagcaatggcatgaaaaattaccattgcattgctgggttatcgcactactgtccgtacttcactAGGTGCAACTcattatttgttggtatatggaactgaagtagtgataccttcagaagttgaaatctcgtcccttcggattgtcgctgaggctgagattgatgatgatgagtggatcaaaacccgtttggagcagttgagcttgattgatgaaaaatgattggcagctgtgtgtcatggccagttgtatcaaaagagaatggcaagagcatacaactaCTTATTGGGTTATTGGTATTGAGTTATTGGGCTAATGGTTCGGTAACGGGttaaaaaaaatttcttattgggttatcggttcgggctcgGTTTATCAAATCTGTTattgggtaaaccgataacccaataagggtTTACTAATTTACTAGTATACCCTTTAGTCTAGTAATAATACTAGGGTTTCatactttcattttcattagtcTGTCTGTCCGCCTCCTCACAGTCACAGCCTCACTAACTCGTTTCCTTTCCTGTGCTTGAGCCTTGAAGTCCTCAGTCCTCACTCCACACTCCTCAGTTAAGCTGAAGCCCTCAGTGACAAGTTAAGCTCAAGCCCTCAGTGCTCAAGCCCTCAGAGTCCTTCATTTCTAAGGCGGAAAAGTCCTTCAGTAACAAAACACTGAGGCTCAGTCAATCAGTCAAGCCCTTAGTCCACAGTCCTCACCCAGTTCTCTGCCAGTCCGCCACCTGCCACACGGCTGAAACAGTCAAGCCCTCACCAGTTCTCTGCCTCATGACTCACGCAGTCACGCCCACACGACTGAGCCCGTCAAAACTCAGTTTTCTATATCTTTTTCCGGCAGAGCGTTGCACTAAGGTTAGTGTTTCATATCCCATTTCTGAATTCGTCTTAGTTTGGtatcttagaaatcaatttttgcatattttccttttttatgaaGCTCGAAAGAGTGGGGGTTACAAAAGAAGTTAACTAAATGGGAAATCGAaaggtcgcagaagcgggaccaaaCTAAGACTGATTGGTCTTAGTTTCCCTAAAATGTTTGGTTTCTTGAATTTATACTACACTAATTGTTTGGTTTCCTTTTTCATACTATACTGATTTATACTATAACATCATGCAAATTTAGTAGGTAACATCCTGAAAATTTGGTGTTGCACTgatttcctttttcctttctgCTTGATAGTTGCTGCTTAGAGCCTTAGACTGAGTAATGTAGTGTTCTGTATTCCAATGTTTAACCAGTTTACAATAACCTGCAAACAAGCTCTAGAGAATTGGCATTCAAAGAACAAATGTTCAATTGTCTCAGGTGCACTATCACATATTGTGCAAATTGTGTCCTGTCTACATACCAAGTATTGagcatttattaaaaaaatatatgtttcatttTAAGATTTTAAGCTAAATATGTAGTTATATGTGTTTCATTTTAAGATTTTGTTGTCTCGCTGCTTGATTTCTTTTAAATCAAATTCACAGTGACACAAAAACATGGCTGAAAATATCATGATTGATAAGGTGATTGGTGAAAGTGGAGCTTCTAATTCAAATGCCACATCACAATCTCAATCAGTTCAATCGAAagcaaaaaaacaaagaaaaaagaggtCTGTTGCATGGGAATATTTCGACCAAATTATTGATCCGGAAGGAAATCAAAAGGGTGTTTGTAAACATTGCAAAAGAGAATATTTTGCCGATTCAAAAGATAATGCTACGAAATCACTCCTTACACATATGGCCAAGTGTTTAAAAATGCTTTTAGATGTTGCAAAAAGTCAATCGAAACTAGGCTTTAACCCTATTCCGGGGGGTAATAAGGGTGATGTAGCCGTTGTTccttggaaatttgatcaagaacAATGTAGGAAGGCTTTGTGTTGTATGGTGATCGTTGATGAACTTCCTTTCAGCTTTGTTGAAAAGGAAGGTTTTATGAATTTTATGAAAGTTGCACAACCTTTTTTTCGAATTCCTTCACGTAGAACTGTGACTCGGGACTGTTTTGATCTTTTCAATGATAAAAACGTAAGTTGGTGAAGCTTTTTAAAGATCAGAGAGTTTGCCTTACCGCTGATACTTGGACTTCCTTACAACGAATAAATTATATGTGTATTACTGTTCATTGGATTGATAGTGAATGGAAAACGCATAAAAGAATTGTCAACTTTTGTCCAATTTCTAGTCATAGGGGGGAATATATGGCAAATAGTATTGTTAATTGTTTGAAAGAGTGGGGGTTACAAAATATTTTCACTGTCACAGTTGATAATGCTAGTTCAAATGATGTGACGGTGAAGGAGCTTTCTAAGAAGTTAACTAAATGGGGGACCAATTCTATGAATGGTAAGCACCTTCACGTGAGGTGTATGGCTCATATTATGAATCTTGTTGTTCAGGATGGTATAAAAGAATCAATTGTGTCTATTGAACGTATTAGGCAAGCAGTGAGATATATCAGGCAGTCTCCTGCTAGGTGGAAAAAGTTTCAGGAATGTTGTGATGAAGGAAATCTAGTTAGAAAATCTTTATGTTTGGATGTTCCTACAAGGTGGAATTCTACATACTTAATGTTGAATAGGGATATTGAATATGAGAGTGCAATTTTAGAATATGTTGATCATGATATTGGCTTGTCACATCATCTTGAGTTTGTTGATATTGTAAATGGAAGTCCTGCAGGTACACTTTTGAGTAGTGATTGGGAGGATGTAAAGAAATTGACAAAATTTCTTGAAATCTTTTATAAGCTTACTGTAAAGGTATCTGGCTCACTTTATGTtacatcaaatcatcattttcttgaaatttgtGAAGTTGCTGTTTACTTGAAACAATTGATATTAAATGAAGATGTTTTGTTGGGTTTAATGgcaaagaagatgaaggagaaaTTTGATAAGTATTGGGGTGATccaaaaaaaatgaacaaaatgattttcatttcatgtgttttggatcCTCGGTACAAGTTTGATTCTGTTAGTTTTGCACTTGCGAAGATGTTCGAAGAGAAAGGGCCAATTATCGCGAAGGGAGTACATACATACATGACTTCATTGTTTGATGAGTATGTACAGTCTTATTCAAAAGATAAAGTTTGCCATCCCTCTTCATGTTTATCTAACTCTTCATTGGACACAATGAAAACTTCAA
Above is a window of Nicotiana tabacum cultivar K326 chromosome 8, ASM71507v2, whole genome shotgun sequence DNA encoding:
- the LOC142163300 gene encoding zinc finger BED domain-containing protein RICESLEEPER 4-like — its product is MAENIMIDKVIGESGASNSNATSQSQSVQSKAKKQRKKRSVAWEYFDQIIDPEGNQKGVCKHCKREYFADSKDNATKSLLTHMAKCLKMLLDVAKSQSKLGFNPIPGGNKGDVAVVPWKFDQEQCRKALCCMVIVDELPFSFVEKEGFMNFMKVAQPFFRIPSRRTVTRDCFDLFNDKNVSW